The proteins below are encoded in one region of Lactuca sativa cultivar Salinas chromosome 3, Lsat_Salinas_v11, whole genome shotgun sequence:
- the LOC111892905 gene encoding uncharacterized protein LOC111892905, producing MRHPSFKTFKSSGATEFSGVLNPIVVLTWIQNTEKVFRISHVNNEDKDNYASAMLVGEVLLFLDGLRYEIRDFVANRDVLSFEKAVNYARKREHDLEIRGATLSVTKHPCIDRTASVSSIQQAQSIRTEPGKQVQTQNAHRGRDRPQSFSLQLLSCRNCGKNHPGECRLEKGSVVCYRCGEVGHMKSICPMKNVTCFACGVAGHRKHFCPTLTSQMTGRQASVQQPARSQAPVQQSKGTPTKKEEVPKVKGLAF from the exons ATGAGGCATCCTTCATTCAAAactttcaagagtagtggtgctacagaGTTTTCTGGAGTCCTTAATCCCATAGTTGTTCTAACTTGGATTCAGAACACAGAAAAAGTATTTCGTATCTCTCATGTGAATAATGAAGACAAGGATAATTATGCTTCTGCTATGCTCGTCGGAGAAGTCTTG TTATTTCTAGATGGACTACGGTATGAAATCCGCGATTTCGTGGCTAATCGGGATGTTCTGTCATTTGAAAAAGCTGTTAATTATGCTCGAAAGCGAGAGCATGACTTAGAGATACGTGGTGCCACTCTTTCTGTTACAAAGCATCCATGTATTGATCGAACTGCTTCTGTTTCCTCTATTCAACAAGCCCAATCTATTCGAACTGAACCTGGTAAACAAGTGCAAACTCAAAATGCCCATCGTGGCCGCGATAGGCCGCAATCTTTTTCTCTTCAATTGCTATCGTGTCGAAATTGTGGAAAGAATCATCCGGGCGAATGCAGATTAGAAAAAGGATCAGTGGTCTGTTATAGATGTGGAGAAGTAGGACACATGAAGTCTATTTGTCCGATGAAGAATGTTACATGCTTTGCTTGTGGTGTTGCTGGGCATAGGAAGCAtttttgccctactcttactagtcaaatgACGGGACGTCAAGCTTCTGTACAACAACCGGCGAGAAGTCAAGCTcctgttcaacaatcaaagggcactccaactaaaaaggaggaagTGCCAAAAGTTAAGGGTCTTGCATTCTAG